The proteins below are encoded in one region of Planctopirus limnophila DSM 3776:
- the rimI gene encoding ribosomal protein S18-alanine N-acetyltransferase produces the protein MVTTGKTTSSNPSAWLCDMQIRWMIRRDMPEVLEIEKKSFEYSWSEEDFLNCLRQRNCIGMVAEHHEQIVGYMVYELLKDQLHILNFAVAPGHRRQGVGTRLMDKLVGKLAMQRRQEITFEVRETNLAAQLFFKSRGCQAVDVLRGHYVDTDEDAYQMAYSPFGSDVLRMDREKKNRLADWDDDRAAA, from the coding sequence ATGGTGACAACCGGCAAAACCACGAGCAGCAATCCTTCGGCCTGGCTGTGTGATATGCAGATTCGGTGGATGATCCGCCGAGACATGCCGGAAGTGCTCGAAATCGAGAAAAAGAGCTTCGAATACTCCTGGTCTGAAGAAGACTTTCTGAACTGCCTTCGCCAGAGAAACTGCATTGGCATGGTGGCCGAGCATCATGAGCAGATTGTGGGCTATATGGTCTACGAACTGCTGAAGGACCAGCTTCATATTTTGAATTTTGCAGTCGCTCCGGGTCATCGTCGCCAAGGCGTAGGGACTCGTCTGATGGATAAGCTGGTTGGCAAACTGGCCATGCAGCGCCGGCAGGAAATCACTTTCGAAGTCCGCGAAACAAATCTCGCTGCCCAGCTCTTTTTCAAGAGCCGTGGCTGCCAGGCGGTCGATGTGTTGCGCGGTCATTACGTCGATACCGATGAAGATGCTTACCAGATGGCTTACTCGCCCTTTGGAAGCGATGTACTGCGCATGGATCGCGAGAAGAAAAATCGCCTGGCGGATTGGGATGACGATCGCGCTGCTGCATAG
- a CDS encoding (2Fe-2S)-binding protein has translation MNFIRVHRPRVASQVSECGGAGTGCGWCRKYLKRYFEESQGRMHSTSGGLDPHAEEAPEITLEEYATSRAAYIRAGHGKPAAGAIPLPGVTTEPTLQQPSDQQSLGGPG, from the coding sequence ATGAACTTTATTCGTGTCCACCGCCCCCGTGTGGCCAGCCAGGTCAGTGAATGTGGAGGTGCAGGGACGGGTTGCGGCTGGTGTCGTAAGTATCTCAAAAGGTACTTTGAGGAGTCACAAGGGCGCATGCACTCGACATCGGGTGGACTGGATCCCCACGCAGAAGAAGCCCCGGAAATCACCCTCGAAGAGTATGCGACCTCTCGTGCGGCCTATATCCGGGCAGGTCACGGAAAACCAGCGGCAGGTGCCATCCCATTGCCAGGCGTCACCACAGAACCAACTCTTCAGCAGCCATCCGACCAGCAGTCGCTGGGTGGCCCCGGTTGA
- a CDS encoding Hsp20/alpha crystallin family protein → MRAEQPEIPSGRASLRHPGDAAIEQPVEQQVVFTPPIDIFERPDGLILLADLPGVTLETLELQVQDNRLTLYGRVQTQWLEGVQTLHQEYPIGHFLRSFILNDEVDHEKITARLAHGVLEVFLPRATKAIPRKIEVKTD, encoded by the coding sequence ATGAGAGCTGAACAACCTGAGATTCCGTCCGGTCGAGCATCACTCCGTCACCCGGGAGATGCCGCTATTGAGCAGCCGGTCGAACAACAAGTGGTCTTCACACCGCCGATTGATATTTTCGAGCGGCCGGATGGCCTCATTCTGCTGGCGGATCTGCCGGGTGTCACGCTGGAAACATTAGAGCTGCAGGTTCAGGATAACCGTTTAACACTCTACGGTCGTGTTCAGACTCAATGGCTGGAAGGGGTCCAGACTCTTCATCAGGAGTATCCCATCGGGCACTTTTTGAGATCATTTATTCTCAATGACGAAGTGGACCACGAGAAAATCACAGCCAGACTCGCCCACGGCGTGCTGGAGGTTTTCCTCCCCCGCGCGACGAAGGCCATCCCCAGGAAGATCGAAGTCAAAACCGACTGA
- a CDS encoding zinc ribbon domain-containing protein: MSASLIITCPACQRELKIHDRRMLGRKGKCPKCQHVFVMEEPPEVVLEAVDETPAAEPIRSAASVAAQAQPMTQPMTQPAGFPGAFPGLDVEPTSIRSMKSKRKPKSLVNRLVGPILALAVVAGGAAVAYVSFGSSAVGKPAAFSPNPAELQPAVNLTATTPVAAPKFTIDSIEFQPPTTKQPLVLRYVPAGTRVIVHLRPADLWKANTLEEEVRYSLGPIAEFAAAQIKLYSGVEPANVEQATFCLIPTQRGMAPSVAAVFTFVEPIKKSDFLEKYGGQRDDTNGYPIYLTDKLGYLLSSDAKTMAIAPIELAPEMAQASTNPNPTIGGIEELLPLLDSSRQMTVVFEPLAVRLDAEFLVPAPARPMLDKMLDWLGDDVEAAAWSLHLSEKGLFSHMWLRNSNVIQPNRLAKLIDQKLDALPQIFLSAVQSMSPREMGKRQLIGRFPAMARAFSMASRTKVGSHHVEVITPLPERAAPNLALAALLAWDESTRTDFSRKPAAQTMAQTNAPAAGPKLPEALSKVIDVDFRRTPLQEAFAYVADELKITIDIDGDALKLSGYTKNMPQEFQLTQVSANKALAEILKKYDKMCLVIDQKQNRVLVTTYPVAETQKLTPYVFPKE; encoded by the coding sequence ATGTCAGCCAGCCTGATTATCACTTGTCCCGCCTGTCAGCGGGAACTGAAGATTCATGATCGTCGTATGCTGGGCCGCAAGGGGAAGTGTCCTAAATGCCAGCATGTCTTCGTGATGGAAGAACCGCCGGAAGTGGTGTTAGAAGCCGTTGATGAAACCCCAGCGGCTGAACCCATCCGGTCGGCAGCTTCTGTAGCTGCTCAGGCACAACCGATGACCCAGCCAATGACCCAGCCGGCGGGATTTCCAGGGGCCTTTCCCGGTCTTGATGTCGAACCGACTTCGATTCGCTCGATGAAATCCAAGCGTAAGCCCAAAAGTCTAGTCAACCGATTGGTCGGCCCGATCCTGGCACTTGCTGTGGTGGCTGGTGGTGCCGCCGTTGCTTATGTTTCGTTCGGGTCGTCCGCTGTCGGCAAGCCAGCAGCTTTCTCGCCCAATCCCGCCGAGTTACAACCAGCCGTGAATCTCACCGCCACCACTCCTGTGGCAGCTCCCAAATTTACAATTGACTCCATCGAGTTTCAGCCACCCACCACGAAGCAGCCACTCGTGCTCCGTTATGTCCCTGCGGGAACACGAGTGATTGTCCATCTGCGTCCCGCTGATCTCTGGAAAGCGAATACGCTGGAAGAAGAGGTTCGCTACTCATTGGGGCCCATTGCCGAGTTCGCCGCAGCACAGATCAAGCTCTACTCCGGGGTAGAACCTGCCAACGTCGAGCAGGCCACGTTCTGCCTGATACCCACACAACGAGGCATGGCCCCCAGTGTCGCTGCCGTCTTTACTTTCGTGGAGCCCATTAAAAAGAGCGACTTTCTCGAAAAGTACGGCGGTCAGCGCGATGACACGAATGGGTATCCGATCTATCTCACCGATAAATTAGGCTACCTGCTTTCCAGTGATGCCAAAACCATGGCCATTGCTCCGATTGAACTCGCCCCCGAGATGGCTCAGGCTTCGACCAATCCCAATCCGACGATTGGCGGAATTGAAGAATTGCTGCCATTACTCGATTCCAGTCGGCAGATGACAGTTGTGTTTGAACCTCTGGCTGTCCGGCTCGATGCCGAATTTCTGGTCCCCGCTCCCGCCCGCCCGATGCTCGACAAAATGCTGGACTGGCTGGGTGATGATGTCGAAGCAGCCGCATGGAGCCTGCATTTAAGTGAGAAAGGTTTGTTCTCGCACATGTGGCTGAGAAACTCGAATGTCATTCAGCCCAATCGCCTGGCCAAGCTGATCGATCAGAAGCTCGATGCGTTGCCGCAGATTTTTCTGAGTGCCGTTCAGTCCATGTCACCGCGGGAGATGGGTAAGCGTCAGTTGATTGGCCGATTTCCAGCGATGGCCAGAGCCTTCAGTATGGCCAGTCGAACCAAAGTCGGCTCGCATCATGTCGAAGTCATTACACCATTACCCGAACGAGCGGCACCCAACCTGGCGCTAGCAGCACTGCTGGCGTGGGATGAATCGACCCGCACTGATTTCTCGCGTAAGCCTGCAGCCCAGACCATGGCACAAACGAACGCTCCCGCAGCAGGCCCCAAACTTCCTGAGGCTTTGAGTAAGGTCATTGATGTTGATTTCCGGCGAACGCCTCTCCAGGAAGCATTTGCCTATGTGGCCGATGAGTTGAAGATCACCATCGATATCGATGGTGATGCTCTCAAGCTTTCAGGTTACACCAAAAACATGCCTCAAGAGTTTCAGTTGACTCAGGTGAGTGCCAATAAAGCCCTGGCTGAAATTCTGAAAAAATACGACAAAATGTGCCTGGTGATTGATCAGAAGCAGAATCGAGTCCTGGTAACGACCTATCCTGTCGCGGAAACGCAGAAGCTGACCCCTTATGTCTTCCCCAAGGAGTAA
- the smc gene encoding chromosome segregation protein SMC: MLKALELFGFKSFADRTRFDFASGITSVVGPNGSGKSNVVDALKWILGDQSAKSLRGKEMTDVIFNGSAGRKPNAYAEATLTFDNSSGLLPIETPEVTVGRRIWRNGEAEYLINRQNARLKDVRDLFMGTGAGASAYSIIEQGRVDQILQGNPSSRRAVFEEAAGISRFRTREQEALRKLERVDQNLLRLTDIVDEVEGRLNSTRSQAAKAVKYRELHQELTRWWLGLAADDTRALQFQLNELAAKIVALDAERENLTSEHQKIEADEKLTEHELSALDGEIRQVNEKLNGLRQEVAGDQATVQFLKSRMSELESELTRLYRQRVMLAQRYDASFQEIQSSAARSAEIQTEYAQRRESFEKQQTQLVHLDQQQESDSIQLQLQEQQLRELERKTQQIESQLTQLAAQTDSQQLALLMNEQQIEELREKLHHAQQKRTVLHAEMNLASTHHAQTLEHLKSVQSQRFQLIGTQDSARERLSSLREQRSAAMARKSVLEDLESREEGLGIGVREILHRARTTRQAPWDSVVGSLSDLLDVDLNDAALVEVALGSRAHIIVLREYQPLLDYLGRSQAQLSSRVQFLAIPETEGSDFRQPAWQGTRFIHFPLDHRRLVSLDGQPGVVTRADRLIRQERGVHGLAAAVLADTWIVHDLPTAVRLSAGEGQSCRFVTLQGEVLEANGAIALGTLRTDTAVIPRKSELRQLRIDIARLEREIERQEQSVNITYTQLSAADASLEAAATEADTAATRLAEVRSQVSLAEQIEQRLQSELEKAHANRAAVETQLLHLQTSQTEFTEEKTRLEEQRRSQETALQKARNLLDQTALARRQLIEAINREQLELATQAERLAGWQKQSARLAEEVQSRLAQRDEAERRVQEALATRSELTLQMLNASALTDESMIEIESLAITSSRLEHQKQSLRSSRSQTLQLELKLRQQERKLDDERQAIVMRQRDLEHALAAIAERLQEEGHPQPAELAASEHSALKNYREQRLSAHHETASSEEETAPLTSSDLALEDITFEAIRPEVDAHVQRLRRKLKLLGSVNTESLNDLEQLEQRYQQLAAQLQDLVEAKATLEDIIRRIKQESRKLFAETFATIRTNFQDLFRKVFGGGEGDIVLEDPNQILECGIDIKARPPGKELRSISLLSGGERTMTAIALIMAIFRTKPSPFCILDEVDAALDEANVERFTAVIREFREDTQFIMITHHKRSMVVADVLYGVTMEESGVSKRMSVRFEDVSDDGHFRPATSSGAA; encoded by the coding sequence ATGCTCAAAGCGCTGGAACTTTTCGGCTTCAAGAGCTTCGCGGATCGAACACGTTTCGATTTCGCCTCGGGGATCACGTCGGTTGTTGGCCCCAATGGCAGTGGAAAAAGTAACGTCGTCGATGCTCTGAAGTGGATTCTTGGCGATCAAAGTGCCAAGAGCCTGCGCGGCAAAGAGATGACCGATGTGATCTTCAACGGTTCGGCTGGACGAAAACCCAATGCCTATGCCGAAGCCACATTAACCTTTGATAATTCCTCGGGCCTCCTGCCGATTGAAACTCCCGAAGTGACTGTCGGGCGGCGCATCTGGCGAAATGGAGAAGCCGAATACTTAATCAATCGGCAAAACGCGCGGCTCAAAGATGTTCGCGATCTTTTCATGGGAACTGGCGCTGGTGCGTCGGCCTATTCGATCATCGAGCAGGGGCGAGTCGATCAGATTCTTCAGGGAAACCCCTCCAGTCGGCGTGCTGTTTTTGAAGAAGCCGCGGGGATCAGTCGATTTCGAACTCGCGAGCAGGAAGCACTGCGCAAACTCGAGCGTGTCGATCAGAACCTGTTGCGACTGACAGATATTGTTGATGAAGTCGAAGGCCGGTTGAACTCGACGCGCAGCCAGGCCGCTAAAGCCGTCAAATATCGGGAACTCCATCAGGAACTCACTCGATGGTGGCTGGGCCTGGCGGCAGACGATACGCGGGCTTTGCAATTCCAACTGAATGAACTCGCTGCAAAGATTGTGGCTCTCGATGCCGAGCGGGAAAATCTGACCAGCGAGCATCAGAAGATCGAAGCCGATGAAAAACTGACCGAGCACGAGTTATCCGCACTCGATGGAGAGATTCGTCAGGTCAACGAGAAGTTGAACGGCCTGCGACAGGAAGTTGCTGGGGATCAGGCGACTGTTCAGTTTCTCAAATCTCGGATGAGTGAGCTCGAAAGCGAACTGACACGTCTCTACCGCCAGCGGGTCATGCTCGCTCAGCGATATGATGCTTCATTCCAGGAAATTCAGTCTTCTGCAGCTCGATCTGCTGAAATTCAGACAGAATATGCCCAGCGCCGGGAGAGTTTTGAGAAACAGCAAACACAGTTGGTTCATCTCGATCAGCAGCAGGAAAGTGACTCAATTCAACTGCAGTTACAGGAACAGCAGTTGCGGGAACTTGAGCGCAAGACCCAGCAGATCGAGAGTCAGTTAACACAACTGGCGGCACAGACTGACAGTCAGCAACTGGCATTGCTGATGAATGAACAGCAAATCGAAGAACTTCGAGAAAAGCTGCATCACGCTCAGCAGAAACGGACAGTGCTTCACGCCGAGATGAATCTGGCCTCGACGCATCATGCACAGACGCTGGAACATCTCAAAAGCGTGCAATCTCAGAGATTCCAACTGATTGGTACTCAAGACAGTGCTCGCGAAAGATTGTCCAGCCTGCGTGAACAGCGCAGTGCTGCCATGGCCAGAAAATCAGTACTTGAAGATCTCGAATCGCGCGAAGAGGGTCTCGGGATTGGTGTGCGTGAAATTCTGCATCGAGCCCGTACGACAAGGCAGGCTCCGTGGGATTCCGTCGTCGGAAGTCTGTCCGATCTTCTGGATGTCGATCTCAATGATGCCGCTCTGGTCGAAGTGGCACTGGGCTCGCGCGCCCATATCATTGTGCTGCGAGAATACCAGCCACTGCTGGATTACCTGGGACGCAGTCAGGCTCAACTTTCGTCGCGGGTTCAGTTTCTGGCGATCCCCGAAACAGAAGGATCTGATTTCCGTCAGCCAGCGTGGCAGGGAACCCGATTCATTCACTTCCCACTCGATCACCGTCGGCTGGTTTCTCTCGATGGACAGCCGGGTGTTGTCACTCGGGCCGATCGTCTGATCCGTCAGGAACGTGGTGTCCATGGACTGGCGGCGGCTGTCCTGGCAGATACATGGATCGTTCATGACCTGCCGACGGCAGTCAGACTTTCCGCAGGGGAAGGGCAAAGCTGTCGGTTCGTCACTTTGCAGGGAGAAGTTCTCGAAGCCAACGGCGCGATTGCACTGGGAACACTACGCACAGATACCGCGGTCATCCCGAGAAAAAGCGAATTGCGTCAACTGCGCATCGACATTGCACGCCTGGAGCGGGAGATCGAGCGGCAAGAACAATCGGTGAACATCACTTACACCCAGTTGTCTGCTGCTGACGCCTCTCTCGAAGCCGCCGCAACTGAAGCGGACACGGCAGCCACACGACTCGCCGAGGTGCGTTCACAGGTTTCGTTGGCCGAACAGATCGAACAACGACTGCAGTCTGAACTGGAAAAAGCCCATGCCAACCGTGCTGCCGTAGAAACTCAATTACTCCATTTACAGACTTCTCAAACCGAATTCACTGAAGAGAAAACTCGTCTCGAAGAACAGCGCCGTTCTCAAGAGACCGCACTCCAGAAAGCTCGTAACCTGCTGGATCAGACCGCGCTGGCGCGCAGGCAACTCATCGAGGCCATCAATCGCGAACAACTGGAACTGGCGACACAGGCTGAACGCCTGGCTGGCTGGCAAAAGCAAAGTGCCCGTCTGGCCGAAGAGGTGCAAAGCCGGTTGGCTCAGCGCGATGAAGCCGAACGTCGGGTTCAGGAAGCCTTGGCGACGCGATCCGAGTTGACGCTGCAGATGCTGAATGCTTCCGCTCTGACAGACGAATCGATGATCGAAATTGAAAGCCTGGCGATCACTTCCTCCAGACTCGAACACCAGAAGCAGTCGCTCCGTTCCAGCCGCAGCCAGACACTGCAATTAGAACTCAAATTACGTCAACAAGAGCGAAAACTCGACGATGAGCGGCAAGCGATCGTCATGCGGCAACGCGATCTGGAACATGCGTTAGCTGCCATTGCCGAGCGACTTCAGGAAGAGGGGCATCCGCAACCTGCGGAACTGGCGGCTTCGGAACATAGTGCGCTGAAAAACTATCGGGAGCAGCGTTTATCAGCACATCATGAAACCGCCTCAAGCGAAGAAGAGACAGCACCGTTAACGAGCTCTGATCTGGCTTTGGAAGACATTACTTTTGAGGCCATTCGCCCCGAAGTCGATGCACACGTCCAGCGATTAAGACGAAAACTCAAACTGCTGGGGAGTGTGAACACAGAGAGCCTTAATGATCTCGAACAACTGGAGCAGCGCTATCAACAACTGGCGGCACAACTTCAGGACCTCGTGGAAGCGAAAGCAACGTTAGAAGACATCATCCGGAGGATCAAACAGGAGAGCCGTAAGCTCTTTGCTGAAACCTTTGCCACGATTCGCACCAACTTTCAGGATCTTTTCCGAAAGGTCTTTGGTGGCGGTGAAGGAGATATTGTTCTCGAAGATCCCAATCAGATTCTTGAATGCGGCATCGATATCAAGGCTCGGCCTCCAGGGAAAGAACTGCGCAGTATTTCGCTGCTTTCAGGTGGCGAACGCACGATGACAGCCATCGCGCTGATCATGGCGATCTTCCGCACCAAGCCCAGCCCCTTCTGCATCCTGGATGAAGTGGATGCAGCCCTGGATGAAGCCAACGTCGAACGATTTACGGCTGTCATTCGCGAGTTTCGAGAAGACACTCAGTTCATCATGATTACTCATCACAAGCGATCGATGGTCGTCGCTGATGTGCTGTACGGTGTCACGATGGAAGAATCTGGTGTCTCGAAACGAATGTCTGTCCGTTTCGAAGATGTCTCCGATGATGGCCACTTCCGCCCAGCGACATCTTCAGGTGCGGCCTAA
- a CDS encoding GDSL-type esterase/lipase family protein, producing MRNTFATIALALFSTLCLPGFSQAADKPLVKEPPAIVQHLSIPETDEGLPGAGPIRRYDWFKNLWKQRRGQWVKDAANDQGAVVLYGDSITQGWGDRFSQFFPGLKTANRGISGDTTRGMLLRLNDDALRLAPKGMVLLMGTNDLEEGASPEVIVANVQLILQAIEASNAKMPVILSLVFPSSETKKRPAAQIKAINAGLAKMAKDFPQVTVLDTWTLFANETGDAKAAEFPDLLHPNDAGYEKWAKALRPLFATAGLVETEVDSFVPEEGFVSLFNGKDLTGWGWRGKKKPEGETAPGNPAGIVSFDGKTASDDGRYQVINGRIVVTTPIEGRRVQQLWTTAEFPKDFELRLEFRATPNADSGVFIRKPQLQCRDYPLAGPYKNLKNYKPQDWNELVVVVKDGKAYCTCNGEVLEAALTVPETGPIGLEGDRGQMEYRRLRLKTLN from the coding sequence ATGAGAAATACCTTCGCCACCATCGCTCTTGCCCTGTTCAGTACACTCTGCCTTCCCGGCTTCAGCCAGGCAGCAGACAAACCGCTGGTTAAGGAACCACCGGCAATCGTTCAGCATCTTTCGATCCCGGAAACGGATGAAGGACTTCCTGGTGCCGGACCCATTCGCAGGTATGACTGGTTCAAGAATCTTTGGAAACAGCGACGCGGTCAGTGGGTGAAAGATGCGGCTAACGATCAAGGGGCCGTCGTCCTTTATGGCGATTCGATTACCCAGGGCTGGGGTGATCGCTTCTCCCAGTTTTTCCCCGGCTTAAAGACGGCCAATCGAGGCATCAGCGGCGACACGACCCGTGGCATGCTCCTCCGCCTGAATGACGATGCCCTGCGGCTTGCTCCGAAGGGGATGGTGCTCCTCATGGGCACAAATGACCTCGAAGAAGGGGCCTCGCCGGAGGTGATCGTCGCCAACGTGCAACTCATTCTGCAGGCGATCGAAGCTTCCAACGCGAAGATGCCCGTCATCCTCTCACTCGTCTTCCCGAGTTCAGAAACGAAAAAACGCCCCGCTGCTCAAATCAAAGCGATCAACGCAGGGTTGGCCAAGATGGCGAAAGATTTTCCCCAGGTGACAGTTCTCGATACCTGGACACTCTTTGCCAATGAAACGGGTGATGCCAAAGCCGCTGAATTCCCCGATCTGCTGCATCCGAATGATGCAGGCTATGAAAAGTGGGCCAAGGCTCTGCGGCCACTGTTCGCCACTGCTGGCCTGGTCGAGACTGAAGTCGATTCTTTTGTACCCGAAGAAGGATTCGTCAGCCTTTTCAATGGCAAAGATCTGACAGGTTGGGGCTGGCGTGGCAAAAAAAAACCCGAGGGTGAGACCGCTCCCGGCAATCCCGCAGGCATCGTTTCCTTCGATGGGAAAACCGCATCCGATGACGGTCGTTATCAGGTGATCAATGGTCGCATTGTAGTTACCACACCCATTGAAGGCCGACGGGTCCAGCAATTGTGGACGACCGCTGAGTTCCCCAAAGACTTTGAATTGCGACTGGAATTTCGAGCTACACCCAATGCCGACAGTGGTGTGTTTATTCGCAAGCCGCAGCTTCAATGTCGCGATTATCCTTTAGCCGGGCCCTACAAAAATCTCAAAAACTACAAGCCTCAGGATTGGAACGAACTCGTCGTCGTGGTCAAAGACGGCAAGGCCTACTGCACCTGCAATGGTGAAGTTCTGGAAGCGGCACTCACTGTTCCTGAAACAGGCCCCATTGGCCTCGAAGGAGACCGTGGCCAGATGGAATACCGACGTTTGCGGCTCAAAACCTTGAATTGA
- a CDS encoding flagellar basal body P-ring protein FlgI, whose protein sequence is MISGHRFCWSLIVLLATTGFCATHMAMNPFKFGKSEKSKAASESKSEEEIEDEFATKTETPLIGTYASFAGLEPVILEGVGLVVGLNGTGGDPAPSQFRSLLLEDMKRRNVPNPNQILASPNTALVVIKAYLPPLIEKGATIDVEVKIPESAQATSLEGGYLLDCDLTEHAFVPGRGVLEGHTFAKAKGPILTSSVLGGSKSEVELQKRMGRVLGGATVLRERDLAIFLRNDVRSVRNSSRIAEAIGIRFHDYDKSGIKVSMAEAKTDQKIILKIHPTYRENYPRYLQVIRSIAFRETTVTRRVRLQKLAKDIFEPDKAESASLQLEAVGKDAIPTLKGALEAPLLECQFYAAVALAYLGDTSGVDVLEKCVREEPAFRVFALSALSTIEDAESYVKLRELMSEPTAETRYGAFRAMWTASREEPFIRGIPLKDKQYQLHVLKTTGQPMTHVTLRTRPEIVLFGADQEFIAPMYATAGRGIMVTIPPGSRTVSVAKFAVGQADERKETSLKVADVIYAAAEMGASYPDIVQLLVQANRQQNLPGEFAMDALPKAGRFYSRPDADGSLPASRKARVGRENLSPNMFPISPEKAIGEESDPLALKTDAESLKAVSQKPDASEKSLADKNAEPSMASVKTDGSEKKPASRKTPEKSSEKNEPNSGLPSQSEPDDSPRAEKKSSSKPTADRSAADDEPDSSSEKIQSRWLPAFKRTPVK, encoded by the coding sequence ATGATCTCTGGACATCGATTTTGCTGGTCGCTGATTGTGCTGTTAGCCACCACAGGCTTTTGCGCTACTCACATGGCGATGAATCCCTTCAAGTTCGGGAAATCTGAGAAGTCCAAGGCCGCATCGGAATCGAAATCTGAAGAAGAGATCGAGGATGAATTCGCCACAAAAACCGAAACTCCTCTGATTGGAACTTACGCCAGTTTCGCAGGGCTTGAGCCTGTGATCCTTGAAGGTGTCGGTCTGGTGGTCGGCCTGAATGGAACTGGTGGAGACCCTGCTCCTTCGCAATTCCGCTCGTTGCTGCTGGAAGACATGAAGCGGAGAAATGTTCCCAATCCCAACCAGATTCTGGCTTCGCCGAACACGGCACTTGTGGTCATTAAGGCTTACCTGCCACCTTTGATTGAAAAAGGGGCCACCATCGATGTGGAAGTCAAAATTCCCGAAAGTGCACAAGCCACCAGTCTTGAAGGTGGCTATCTGCTCGACTGCGATCTGACGGAGCATGCGTTTGTTCCTGGGCGTGGTGTGCTCGAAGGACATACTTTTGCCAAGGCCAAAGGCCCGATCCTCACTTCGTCTGTCCTGGGTGGCTCGAAATCGGAAGTCGAGCTGCAAAAGCGGATGGGGCGAGTTCTAGGTGGCGCGACTGTGCTGCGCGAACGCGATCTGGCGATTTTTCTGCGGAACGATGTGCGGTCTGTCCGTAACTCTTCGCGTATTGCCGAAGCGATTGGCATTCGCTTCCATGATTACGACAAATCGGGCATCAAAGTTTCGATGGCTGAGGCCAAAACCGATCAGAAAATCATTCTGAAAATTCACCCCACCTACCGCGAGAACTACCCCCGCTACCTGCAAGTGATTCGGAGCATTGCCTTTCGAGAAACAACGGTCACTCGCCGGGTCAGATTGCAGAAGCTGGCGAAAGATATCTTTGAACCAGATAAAGCCGAGAGTGCCTCGTTACAACTGGAAGCTGTGGGTAAGGATGCAATTCCGACATTAAAGGGAGCACTGGAAGCCCCACTCCTGGAATGCCAGTTCTATGCGGCTGTCGCATTGGCCTACTTAGGGGATACCTCAGGCGTGGATGTGCTTGAGAAGTGCGTTCGGGAAGAACCAGCATTTCGCGTGTTTGCCCTTTCTGCACTTTCGACGATCGAAGACGCCGAATCGTATGTCAAACTTCGCGAACTCATGAGCGAACCAACGGCAGAGACTCGATATGGCGCCTTCCGGGCCATGTGGACGGCTTCTCGCGAGGAGCCTTTCATCCGCGGAATTCCACTCAAAGATAAGCAGTATCAACTGCATGTCCTCAAAACAACTGGCCAGCCGATGACACACGTCACGCTACGAACACGACCGGAAATCGTGCTGTTCGGTGCCGATCAGGAGTTTATTGCCCCCATGTACGCGACGGCTGGTCGCGGCATTATGGTCACGATTCCCCCTGGCAGCCGTACGGTCTCCGTCGCGAAGTTTGCTGTTGGCCAGGCCGACGAACGGAAAGAAACCTCTCTCAAAGTGGCTGACGTGATCTACGCTGCTGCCGAGATGGGCGCCAGTTATCCAGATATTGTGCAACTTCTGGTGCAGGCGAATCGTCAGCAGAATCTTCCCGGTGAGTTTGCTATGGATGCACTCCCGAAAGCCGGGCGTTTTTATAGTCGCCCCGATGCTGATGGATCGCTGCCAGCCAGCCGTAAAGCTCGCGTGGGCCGTGAAAATCTCTCACCCAATATGTTCCCCATCTCCCCCGAAAAGGCTATTGGTGAAGAATCCGATCCCCTGGCACTCAAGACCGATGCAGAGAGTCTGAAGGCCGTCTCGCAGAAGCCTGATGCCAGCGAAAAGAGTCTGGCAGATAAGAATGCTGAGCCTTCGATGGCGAGTGTGAAAACCGATGGTTCCGAGAAGAAACCGGCCTCCAGAAAAACACCGGAAAAGAGCTCGGAGAAGAACGAACCAAACTCGGGGCTGCCTTCTCAATCTGAGCCGGATGACTCCCCACGAGCTGAGAAAAAATCGTCCTCAAAACCGACAGCCGATCGCTCCGCTGCCGATGATGAGCCAGATTCATCGTCAGAGAAAATCCAGTCTCGCTGGCTCCCTGCGTTCAAACGTACTCCTGTGAAATAA